Within Spinacia oleracea cultivar Varoflay chromosome 4, BTI_SOV_V1, whole genome shotgun sequence, the genomic segment CGCCGGCCACCAGGATCCCGCTGCTAAACACCACAATCGACTTCGCTGTTCtcctcctccaccaccaccaccactgtcGTCGCTTCTTCTGTTACAAATCATCAACAATTAGGGTTCCGAAAATCAAAATcgaaaaaattgaagaatttcaGAGGAGATAGAAAAGAGAAATCCAGATGAAGGAGAGAGATGAGGAATTACCTCAACAAGCCACCACCATTATCTGTTCCGTCGGCTTCTTAGCCATCTCCGACGGCGATTTGGGCAGGCAAGGATtcgagaagagagagaaaggcagAGTTTCTGAGGAGTGAGAAATGAATTAGGGTGAAAATGAAATGAGATGAAATGATAAATACGcatatatattttcattaaaaaagcTAAATGTATGCTTACGTCAGCAAATTACGTGGCAGACTAAGTGCCATTAAGGCGGTCTTACGAAaagaccgccttatacaaaagtttgtatttatatatataaaggtACTCCCTcggtctctttttgttttttacgttttccttttttggtgtttcaaaatgttctttacatttccttttatattatcacataaatgatttaatattctatcaaaaaatttacccaattattatattaaccaattaaatcaatttagtcatttaatctctcacacttttccataaagatattaactttttctcatttcccctctatcagaattttgataagagtgaaagcattataaataaacgtaattttcctcgtttacatgaaaaacttagaagaatctcaatgcacattaattagtcgttaaaacgcgtgcaaaataccaaacgtaaaaaacaaaaagagacggagagagtaacttttaagtattttaagttAAACTTTGGTGTACaacatttattgtacaccacttgtaaataagaatttttgcaaataaatttattttatatccAAATAACTTTTATCCAGATTTTGATAACTTTATcttgttttgattaacttttatattattaaaaataattgaGGATAAAAGTTTTAAAGGATTAAAGGGTTAACTTTATGCATTATTAtagattttgaaaaaatatcaCTAAACAAATAGGTAACTTTTACATTATAATCTGGTAACTTTCAAGCACTTTAAATCAAATTTTAGGTCATGTTCCTTtggttttaatttaaatttcactCCGTTCGGTTCAGTCCAGCTCCATTCAGtttcattcagttcagttcaaaagaACGACATTGTGTGCATTTTCGTCTTTAATGatgttattttattattatttttattactataatgttaaatattattattaattatattataatGTGCATCTTTAATaattattactattactattactattgttatattattattgttattattattataattatttattactagAATGTAAATTACAGGGAGTTATGGGATGTTATTGTGGAATAATATGttctttaatttcttttaaAGAGGAATTGCACATAAAAAGAGGATTAAGAGTTAAAAGTTGGAAAAATgacattattatttattatttatttgatcgTCTGAAGCACATTTACTCTATTCCCTACAGTGGATAAAAAGACCTATAAAAGTTTCACCAGCAGACACATTTACAGcttaaaaagaaagaactaagAAATCTACATTCGTTACGGAATTAATTATGCATCAAGTTTCAGACTAAGTTTCAGCAACCAGCTTACCAGATGTACAATTCAACAGAGCAAAAGACATGTACAAGCTCCCTACATATTTACTGCTAAAACAAAATTcttataaaaatacaaaaattctCTAGCCGAAAACATAAATCTCTGACTCAACAATGTATACCTAAACAGTAAACACCAATGGGTTACTATAACAATAGCTAACTATTTGGAAGCAATAACAATGCAGATGGGATCAAGTCTTTCAGCTTTACTTCCAAGTTGGAAAGTGTATGTCCTAGAATCTCTGGCTTTCTTGATTCAGCAGCAATTCTTGATTCAGCAGCAGATTCACGACATTCTAGTAGCTGGATATGGCTTCGCAAATACTTGCTGAGGCCAGCCTCGGCTACATTAATCAGGCAAAGAGAAGGATTTGTGTGCATAAATTTAGTAACAAGAAATCCAGCTAGAACTTGCTGATTTGCCTTCACCAATTCTGACACAAAACAAGGAAACAGAATTTGTACAAAAGTAAGGCAGAACCCTTCAATCTCATCATCTATCATCAGATTCTGATTTGACTTTGATACAAGGGTGTTCTGAGATTGACGTGAAAATTCACCCACCAAGTAACATATGTAAGAGAATGTAGCCCCATGTGCTGGTTTAGAGATTATAGTGGAAATAATCCCAGAAGATAAAACAAGAATTAACAAGTTCTTATCACTGTTCTCTGGGATACCTTCCAGTTTAAGCTTGTTTTCAATTGCATCTAAGCAGCGCAAATGTATTGTTCCATATGGAAGCAATAACACTGTTTTTAGGGCCATGAAGCAATCAGAATCAATTAACATATTACTCAGATTGCTCGCATCATCTTCATTGATCAAGACCATTTCAGGTCTTTCCAAAGATTGATCAATTAATTTCACCACCTCATCAAATCGGGACAGCATAATGAGTTTCCTTAGAATTTCCATCCAACATGCGTGCAAAGGATGTATAGAGACAGAGGATTCAGTTTTTTCTTCCTGAATGGGTTCTTCGTCAAGAAAGCTTTCCCTTTCCCAGCCCTCATCACCCCAATCATTCCAGTTATTGTCTGCATCAGTTACTCCTGACACTTCTGCAGAagcttcttttgttttctccaCCAGAAAGAGGGTTTCCCACTCCCCCAAAATGGCTAAAAGAGCCTCAAAATGTGCATGTGTATCCACAGTTTCACACAAATTTTCAAAGCAAGAAACTGCAGAATCGACTGTCAAGAGATCATCAGCGCTTATTTCCATATGTGAAGAAATTGATCCTGCAAGCTCAGTTGTTTTCAAGGCAACCAGGGAATTCTTAAACCTGTTAGGTCCTTCTGATTGGTTCGGAAGTGCCTGCTCTTCTGTAAGTTCAGTATTCTTACTTGAGGAACTCCATTCATTCCATTCTTCCCAAGGAAGGATACTGCCTTCCTGCTCTCTTGATACCTTACCTTTTCTACCCAAAATGAATTGCAATACCTCCAAGACATATACTCGAATATGACTTGGCAGTTGCAAATTATCAGAGAACTTGGCTATCCTTTCCCAAACTGCAGTGCGAACCCCATTCAGAACTTCCAGGTCACCTTCCAATCTACTTACAGAAGATAGCAAGTTGTGCAAACTATGTCGTTGACTATCGTCGTGAACTAAGTTTGACAAAATACTTTCTAGTATGTTAAGGTATAAGTTACACACGTGAAGGTAATAACTATTCCCACCCTTGGTATCGGAGCTCATACCCTGGTCAATTGAGCAGCATTCCGAAAGAGCTTCAGAAAATACAGCCTCCACAGAGCCAAACTCACAGCCAGATAAAATCATGGCTCTACAGAAAGAAAAATATCCCGCAGGACTAGTTGACAGGCTGCAATTGACAAAGAAATATACAGTTCCCCATCCCTGACTTGGTGTAACTTTTCCCTCCACCACTAATCTCATGAAAACTTTGAGGCATATCATTAAAGAAACTGCAGTTAACTTCTCATCTGAACTTTCAGCCATTTCCACCATATCAGCATTCAATTTCATCCAGAAGTTCAGAAGCACAATAAGGCAATCCTTCAAAGATACATCAGTGTGCACACTCTCTCTGACAAAATGCAAAGGGACAACTCCACTGCAGTACTGCTTCATGATGACCAAAGCAGACTGGTGTTCCAAGATTCTAATGTGCTTTCTGCACGCATCATAGGTCTgctcaaagtcatttagcaagcTCTGCAGGCTATCGGGATTTTCAAGATGAATCTTTTTAGCTCTGTACTCCAAACTCTCTAACAAAGTTACAACATGATGTTTATACACATCTCGCCATGATACAATATCCTTAGGGTTTACACTAGCAACGGTACTATGAAGCGTTTGCACCATTTTTGCCAATGCTTCCACGGTAAATTCATTGACATGACGGAGAACTTCATCATTGAAATGAGCAGAGTTCAGTCTGCCTAAATTAATGTCTACAATGTTTTTGAAGTTCAGGTCTGTTATGAAGGAGACATTATAGCATTCCTGTTCATGGACCTGGTAAAAATGCCCCAATGTTACAGATGAATCTCCCAAATCTTGGATTTCTGAGGGGTGCAAACCTTTTGTTTCCACCAAATGCAGGTAACAGTCTGAAAGTTGCGCAAAAAGATAAGCAAGACGAGCCTTGTTGCACCCGTCAATCACAGGATACACGATAGAAGTTATGACATCAATAGTTTTTGTAGCAGAATCCAGGATCTCTCCCTTAAAATCTGATATTTCAGCATCGATTTCCTCATTGCTCCAAACCTCCGAAACTAAGGCACAAGCAAGAAACTTTAACAAGACCTGGAGAAGAACAGATAACACTATTAATGACATCTTAGGCAGAACATTAGAGATGCATGAACATCTGTGTGCCCGGGTGTCAACAACTGAAGAAACAACAACTGAAGAAATGAGTCACGCGGAGAGATACGTCAGCTTTTACCTCTGTGCGATTCAAGCTATAGGTGTCTGCTAATTTCAACACCTCTCTCAAGATAGGTTTCTTTTGCAATTTCACCGAGTCAATAAAGGACATGATAGCATTGTTCATGTACTGCAAATCCCCTGATAAAAAGCGTGCAGTTTCTACACCAGGGATTAGTTCCTCCAACACCCGTGTACGATCTGCCATCCGCTTTTGCTCTTCCAGTTTCAGTTTCCAGCCTCTCCAAAATGTGGCCTGTACTTTTTCGACTTTATCCAGTTCTTCTAAAAATAGACAAAATATCACTTAGATTATTACAAACCTAAAAAGTACAATTGTATCGAACCAGTCTCCATGCAATTAAATATAAACTAAAAAGTGTTAGTTACCTGAACTAATCTTCTCCTGGAACTTTCTCCATAACAGCTCTCTCCTCTGAAATGGATCTTTGCACGTCGCTCCAGAGTTGTGCAACAAGCTATATACCATCCCCACATTCATAATGCTACAAATCTCCTGGTAGTCCTCCCTTGTTTTTAACTGCTGTTCAATAACTTCTACACCATGAAAAGCATCAGTGAGGTTTAGAAGGAACGAGCAACCCACGACATCATCCTCCTCCGTAACTGGTGGTTCCATAATGAATTTAGCCATAGAGGAAATCAGATCATCCCTAGGAGCAAATCCATTCCTAGCTAACCAGGACAAAATAGTTATTACAGCTTGGGTTCTTACTGAAACATATTGCTTTCCAGGCACCGAAATGGGATAGTAATTTTTTACCGGTTCTGATTCACAGCTTAATTGAACCAACCATGGAAGCTGCAAATTAGCAAAAGATAGAACTTTCCGGTTCTCCCTTAAGACGTCATCCCAACTAGTCCCATCTGCCACAGGAAGAGGTTTCGCAACCTGATAAATTATCACCTTAATTTTACTCAAATAAGTGTCTTCATCCTCGGAAAAGTCACCAACAATTCCAGATTGAGCAGTGACACCAGGAGCCGAAATAATAGAGGAACCTTTGACAACAAAGTCAGGTGTACCTGTTTGCATCATTAGTGATTCAAATTGAGCTTGCATGTCAAGATCTTTCCAGGCATTTAGCAGGTCACCAATGGATTCATCATCACAATGGCACAAAGCAAAGCCTAGAAGCTGTTTACGAGAGCCTAAATCTATGTTCTCAATTGCAGGACCCCTAGCTATCGCTGCGCAAAGATCCCAAATAAAACCATGGCCTTTTCTAGCCAAAATAAGGCATAGATCAAAAGCCAACTGCAGATCACCAGCAACAGCAGCTTCACGTGCTATAGCTTCTTGAACAGCTAATATATTTTCCTGAGAACCTAACCCAAGAAGCTTGGCAACTTCAATTATTTCATCAACATTTATATACGCTCCAGCCTGGCTAGTAATAGCCATCTTGACAATTTCCATAGGATCCTTTATTTGCTTATACTGCATGGGTAAAACATTAACACCAAGGTTGGGTAGTTTGACTGTTAATGCCTCAATGACATCGGCCTCCAATCTAACAGTTGGgctggtaggaaagagatcaagACAGTCCCTGGCCTTCCAGATCTGAATCAAATTGAGGTAATATGATATTATGATGAATGGATTTTAAAGTTAGCAATTTGTTTATATTAATAAGGTGAAATGTTAATAAAAACACAGGACTGGAGGAATGTTATCAAAGTTAAGCTTTGCATCACACAATCACTCAACCATTTCTTGGTAAATATTAGTTAGACTAAAAGATGATGAGTGCACAAGAACATATAGCAACTAAAAGTGTACAATAGTAAAGACAAAGAGCCTCCTGTAGGTCCCATTTGTTGGGGAGGTGGGGGGTCAGAAGTTGTATTCACTGGAATTGCTCTGTGGGCATTCAAGTGCCCACGAAAGCTGATGCCTGTCAAACCATGATTAGTTGGTGGAACAGCAACCTAATTTAGACAGATCACAGACCAGACTGGAGAAGGTATGTCCTGTTAAGTTAGACTGGTTGACTGGCTGCACCATCCCAAAAACACAATACATTATCTCCAGTGCTTTAAAGATAAGAACAGACTGAAATGTCCTGGGTCCACTAAAGCAAGGTCCAATGGTTTCCTGGGAGTGGCATATGCTGTATATCCCTAAACACAACATCATATGTTAGCAAGGTCCTGAAATGTCCTGGGTCCACTAAAGCAAGGTCCAATGGTTTCCTGGGAGTGGCATATGCTGTATATCCCTAAACACAACATCATATGTTAGCAGTtaaaacatactccctccgtcccaaaattattgtcctgttttctaaatcgggcgtcccaaaattatagtcctgtttctaattttagctactaaggtccccactttctcatgtactatattaattaaaaatgaattgaaaaccccacccatgtactatatttcactttcctatgtactatattctctttcacatgtactttattccacttttccacaCAACTCAATCATTATTTGTACTTTActccactttttcatgtactatattccacttttcttaaaatccgtgtttttggtcaaacaggacgataattatgggacggagggagtatcagaCAACACTATGGATGGTGCTGCAATACTGCATGCCTTCTATGTGTAATAATTCATCTTACCTTCAATTAGAGCCGGAAATGTGCTACTCTTGTTTACAGGTGGTGCAGGTCAAGAGAAGGGACCAATCAATTTAAAGAAAGTGGAAGAAGCTTACAGAAGACAAAGGACGAACATATTCAGCATATGGCTGTTCTTGATCTTCTGGTGTACCACAGACAGGGAGCAACGGAACCTTACTTTTTGGAAGCATAAATATTGTTTCCTGGTGTACTTGTTACTATGTTTTAATGCCGACTTTAGAGAGAGTTCAATGTGTGATTACCAAGAAAGAAAATTCGGAAAGGCAAGGAGGGGTTCTGGTTAACTTGAATAGGTCGTGGTTTGTAAATCTAGGGCCCCCAAGTGAAGCCCTTCCTAAACGTAGCTGCTTCCTTTCAGATTAATGTTCTTTTGAGGTAGTGTGGGTTGATGTACTGCTATGTATCTGATCAACCAAAATGCTGGGACAAAAGGTACGAGGAAAAACAAAGCCATTGTTTTCTTCTCATTTTCCTTTAAGTGGGGAACGGGAGTTGCTTCTCAAAAGTATGACGCCTCATGGCACTCATTTGGAAACAAGCAGAAGTATGACGAGAAAGCTAATAAAAAAACCAAGAACAAGATATATTCAAAAGCACGAAACTTGCCTCGGGGGAAGATAGACTTGATGCTGAGAAAAAATATTCCCTTGCTGTTTGGATCACAAGGCTTTCTGCCTTGTCAGTTGGCAAACTGATTGTTCCTGTACCCCTTAAATAGTTCCTTGCAAGAGAGAATCTCCCAGCTTTGAGCAGTCCTCTGCAAAATTCCATCAACATATACTCCAAATCTATAAATGGAAAGGCTTTTTCCTGCAAACACTGCAAGTCACGCCACATACTAGCCCAATCGTTGTCCGATCGAGCAGGTTGACGTCTTGCGAATTTCGAGAGGATAAGACGGAGAATTTGTTTTACAGCCTTATCATCATTCTGAGCCTCGTGAAAAAAACTCACTGGCTTTGGAACCTGTAGTACAAAATACAAGGGAGTCGAAAATGAATCAACTTGCGAGAGTACTTCACTGGCTTCGCTTCCCATGATACTTTCCATCCTTTTCCTTCtactccatttcaaaattcaaacacatGTAAAATGTAAACAATAACCTATTTGAAATGCTCAAAACACAGAAAATATAGAATCtttggaaagaaaattaatCACTTTGTTTTTTTATTAGAATTAATCACTTTGTGAGTGGCTAAAATTCAGCTTACTCTCCTTTATATGAAATTTCACCAGCTGATGGTATTCATACTGGCTGTTGTGCAGTAAGAAATCTTAACTTAAAACCATACAATCAAACCAGCAAATAGCAGAaatgcaaaaaagaaaaattgcCATTAAGATATATCACATGTATCTAGTTGTAGACCGGTAAAAATACTCAAAGACAGAGATTTAGAACCGATGGGAAAAGCTCAAAACAATCTACCATTTATTCTTGCACTCTCTTCTGAATCCAAATTGGCATTCAAATATCCATCAGAATCATAAAGCATGAGAAAATAGCTATGGAATTTCTTCTACGCTTAGAGTTAAGCTTCAAACAATTTAGAAAAATCATTGAGCATGAGATGATAAAATACAAACCTGATAAAGAGCCAGGAGTCGGCCTGCTTCAATATGGCCCTCTACTGATTTGAGTCTTTTCTCTATGCCCTCGGAACGAATGTCACTACCTGCATGTCCATATACGTCGCATAATCTCAGCAACAAAATCATTTATTGGCACTCCAGATTTCTTTTATCAAAAGTGAAGATGTTAGTTTTTTAATTTGTATATATAACAAATATCATAGACAGCTGATACATTCCTATGTTAAGTAAAAAGAAATGTGGCACTGATGACAAAAGAAAATGGCATGCTTGTTGAGACGCAAATTTCAGACACAATAAACAAatcacaaacaaaaaaatcccaaaatctACTCCATTGGGGATTCATTTTTCATAAACTATAGAAATCATAATTGATAGTTCCAAATTCATGAATAATGTGCATCATTATCTATCCAGAAACTAGTAGCCTTTATTTCTCATATGGAGGCAGGTTGCAGTAGGATAAGCCTCACCTCTTGCATTTGGAAACTTCGATAGAATAGATGCCATAGTATTCCACTTATCCATAGCATTGCACAAGTATATGCACTGCAAAGCACACTCCGCTGCTTCCATTTCATCCACAAAAAATCCACTTTGTACATCCCGAGACCATTCTTCAATGGCCACagagcaaaattcaattttctGCGCAGCATTCTCCTTCAACCACCGAACCAAAAATGAACCCCTCTGATCTTCTCCTCCCAAGTCAAGCTTATTCTTCATGAATGGGATTGCACGAAAACGTAACCTTTCAACAATATTTTCTTCTTTCACACCCTTAAGTATGGTCTTGAACTTCTCATAGTCAGACATATGCTCCCATTCAATAAGACTGATAGGACAATGCATCTCATCATCATTTCCTTCAGAATAAACAAGCTGTTGCAAGTACCTAATATCGTCAAGAAACTGCTGTAACTCATACATGCCCCTACGACAACCGTAGTCAACTAAGCAGATACTGTTATCTAACTGTCCACTTAAGTTATCGATTTCTTGGGCCCTTTCCTTGTACCAAATCAATATCTCATTAGTCAATGGCCACGAAATCCCAAACAGCTGCTTGATAATAGGTTCAGTTCTGACAAGCACAGATCTTTCATCATTTTCAGGTAACCGTCTGATGTATTCCAGCATATCTTCACATTCAACCCAATCTTTCTCTCGAAGAGCAGTAACTGAAGGAGGAGACCTTCCAGGAAGGAGTTGACTGAAAGTCTGGACTTGGATTGTTTCAGGTATAGCACCCAAAATTTTCAGAATAAAAGGCGAGCATGAGAAAGGATGTCGTTTGAACAGAAGGTTCAAAGCTCCAATTTTTCCATTCTCAGCAAGCTTCACAGCTGCCTCATCAATCAGCATTTTGCGGAATTTGCTGTATTCCTGCAAAGAAAACCTGTGCAACACTATGTCATTAAGCAACGGGTCAGTGGTACCTTTAAGCAACGAAATACCAAGCTATATGGTATCCTAACTTGATGGTAGCACTTCAGTAAACTAAAAAGCAGAAAACAATTATAATTTGCACAAATAGAAAAGACATAGAAGTTAATATCACCATTCATCTCTAAACAAGTTTCCACTGTAAATTTACTCATGAAAGATACTTCGGTTAAATTTTCTCAGAGTTAGTACAGTAGTACTGCCTTTGATTCAAAGTAATATCACATATTCAAATTTTTTATCAACTTCGACATTTAAATTTGTTTAATATTATGTAATCTTTTTATAAGACCTTCTTTTCATAATTTTTACAAACACGTAGTTCATAAAATTATATGGACATATATTGttggaaaatttgtcaaaactACCTTGTATAAACAAGTTCTTATAAACAAATGCTGCAAGAAACTACCTTCTAAAGCAAAAATTTTGGGTCAAAATAGAGGGAAAAGGAAGGGGAAAGggcaaaaaagcaaaaaactCAACTCCAATAAAGGGGTCAACAGCCGTTATCCGGCCAAAGGTAGCCTCTTACAACATTTTGCTTTAAAAGGTAGTTTTTTACaacctttctttcttttttctttaaaGGTAGTTTTTCACAAAAACGTGTCTTTTAAGGTAGTTCTGGCAAATTTTCCTAGATTGTCAGAAAATTTCATGGTCAAACACCACCTTAAGTTAAAACTCATAAGTGTCTAATACTTTGAAAAAAGGGAGCAATCAATGTGGCCAAAGAAGGGGCCATATTTAACACAAAAACttcaaggtttgcaccagagTTACACAGGagacatttttttatttaacttttttAAGATACATAGGAAACAAATTTAACTGATTGTTTCTCTTCTTAATTTGTTACGGAATATCTCTTTCCTTTCCTTTATATTTCTTCAATTCCCAACAGAAAA encodes:
- the LOC110793854 gene encoding MAG2-interacting protein 2 isoform X4, which translates into the protein MAKETLSEILYETHHHASGPCFPNYPPQQVIETANLGVLSLLSTRGLTQIKEKWTAYRQPKKLKRLVALFVSPKGERVAVAVGNHITILRKDEDYQQPYGTFASNNTGAFTLGVWSESHDVLGIVDDVDTFYFIKSNGEELLRIERRHLKTTLPIVGLFVPDVTETRGSLLCNFNFLTSDGTLHCIETSQDLSASLSSIRTWSDIKRQFSLNFFGLDHNLEHSLLVLVGGPTNISLTTSSPTGCTLSVWRWSPKSDLLHVSSLQFEGVYSRPKGFRGLIVSPKVLISPHGKFIGTLDLRARLSIFKLNVDSSSLSLFACGETNNNFLEDIVDFTWWSDHVCTVAKKGGATTMFDVISGKKLLDNDPMFSVPVLERTTFFSGKVFVLDIPLLRERQNYADQLDISYIHDIEQYTEGSLNQVETSRLSWRLLSFSEKSVPEMYDVLINSHRYQSALDFADRYKLDKDQVFKFQWLHSAQGSDEVHMFLYNVKDEAFVLRECVEKVGHTEDAVRDLLAYGLNLTNRYKFSAPEYDICEHVWDFRLARLQLLQFRDRLETFLGVNMGRFSLQEYSKFRKMLIDEAAVKLAENGKIGALNLLFKRHPFSCSPFILKILGAIPETIQVQTFSQLLPGRSPPSVTALREKDWVECEDMLEYIRRLPENDERSVLVRTEPIIKQLFGISWPLTNEILIWYKERAQEIDNLSGQLDNSICLVDYGCRRGMYELQQFLDDIRYLQQLVYSEGNDDEMHCPISLIEWEHMSDYEKFKTILKGVKEENIVERLRFRAIPFMKNKLDLGGEDQRGSFLVRWLKENAAQKIEFCSVAIEEWSRDVQSGFFVDEMEAAECALQCIYLCNAMDKWNTMASILSKFPNARGSDIRSEGIEKRLKSVEGHIEAGRLLALYQVPKPVSFFHEAQNDDKAVKQILRLILSKFARRQPARSDNDWASMWRDLQCLQEKAFPFIDLEYMLMEFCRGLLKAGRFSLARNYLRGTGTISLPTDKAESLVIQTAREYFFSASSLSSPEIWKARDCLDLFPTSPTVRLEADVIEALTVKLPNLGVNVLPMQYKQIKDPMEIVKMAITSQAGAYINVDEIIEVAKLLGLGSQENILAVQEAIAREAAVAGDLQLAFDLCLILARKGHGFIWDLCAAIARGPAIENIDLGSRKQLLGFALCHCDDESIGDLLNAWKDLDMQAQFESLMMQTGTPDFVVKGSSIISAPGVTAQSGIVGDFSEDEDTYLSKIKVIIYQVAKPLPVADGTSWDDVLRENRKVLSFANLQLPWLVQLSCESEPVKNYYPISVPGKQYVSVRTQAVITILSWLARNGFAPRDDLISSMAKFIMEPPVTEEDDVVGCSFLLNLTDAFHGVEVIEQQLKTREDYQEICSIMNVGMVYSLLHNSGATCKDPFQRRELLWRKFQEKISSELDKVEKVQATFWRGWKLKLEEQKRMADRTRVLEELIPGVETARFLSGDLQYMNNAIMSFIDSVKLQKKPILREVLKLADTYSLNRTEVLLKFLACALVSEVWSNEEIDAEISDFKGEILDSATKTIDVITSIVYPVIDGCNKARLAYLFAQLSDCYLHLVETKGLHPSEIQDLGDSSVTLGHFYQVHEQECYNVSFITDLNFKNIVDINLGRLNSAHFNDEVLRHVNEFTVEALAKMVQTLHSTVASVNPKDIVSWRDVYKHHVVTLLESLEYRAKKIHLENPDSLQSLLNDFEQTYDACRKHIRILEHQSALVIMKQYCSGVVPLHFVRESVHTDVSLKDCLIVLLNFWMKLNADMVEMAESSDEKLTAVSLMICLKVFMRLVVEGKVTPSQGWGTVYFFVNCSLSTSPAGYFSFCRAMILSGCEFGSVEAVFSEALSECCSIDQGMSSDTKGGNSYYLHVCNLYLNILESILSNLVHDDSQRHSLHNLLSSVSRLEGDLEVLNGVRTAVWERIAKFSDNLQLPSHIRVYVLEVLQFILGRKGKVSREQEGSILPWEEWNEWSSSSKNTELTEEQALPNQSEGPNRFKNSLVALKTTELAGSISSHMEISADDLLTVDSAVSCFENLCETVDTHAHFEALLAILGEWETLFLVEKTKEASAEVSGVTDADNNWNDWGDEGWERESFLDEEPIQEEKTESSVSIHPLHACWMEILRKLIMLSRFDEVVKLIDQSLERPEMVLINEDDASNLSNMLIDSDCFMALKTVLLLPYGTIHLRCLDAIENKLKLEGIPENSDKNLLILVLSSGIISTIISKPAHGATFSYICYLVGEFSRQSQNTLVSKSNQNLMIDDEIEGFCLTFVQILFPCFVSELVKANQQVLAGFLVTKFMHTNPSLCLINVAEAGLSKYLRSHIQLLECRESAAESRIAAESRKPEILGHTLSNLEVKLKDLIPSALLLLPNS